The genomic region GCtgtgggttcgactcccacgTGGGCCATATATGAACATCATATACATATGTTGtctgtaaattgctttggattAAAAtggctgctaaatgactacatttTAATACATTTCTTCAGCCAGTGTTCGGTCTATGTTTATGATGGAACATCTTCAGGAAGAACTACAACTCACCTGAGGTAATCATAGAGGCCGTACATGGGCAGGAAGTCCACGTCTGCCAGGAACACATAGGGTGTGTTGGCGTTCCTCAGTGCCACATTTCTCACCAGGTTGACGGGGTAGAACTGGCCCTCCTTGTAAACGATATGGTAGCCCACGTTCTTACGGTTCTTCAGCACCTCGGAGGCCTGGGCGTAACGCAGGAACTGTTGGGCCTCAGCGTCTGACATGTACAGGGCCAGGCTGATAGGGCCTTCCCAGTGCTTACATATGGCCTCCAGCATCTGTAACCTGAGAGAAATAGAAATGATATAAATCTGATGATTCAAATAGAgaagtagagatagagagatgtatAGTACATAATGATTATAAAAGCAGTGGTGGAAGTAGAGAAGAAAAggtagaggagggggaagaggaagaggaggaagtagaGAAAGAAGCAAAATAAAATCATATTTGTGGAGAGGTGCACTCCTCATGAGCCATAACGTAATAATGAATTCATGCTCACATCTCCAACAACTAGTAAACCAAAGGCCAGTAGGGTCAGAGGTATAAGGTGAGTGTTTACCTGTCCATGGAGAGCTGTGCGACCAGCGTGATGTCCGTGTCGTCCCCGGTGGGCGTGTACTCGTACTGCAGAAAGTAAAGGTGAACGCGGTGCATTGTGATTCGCTCCCGCCGGAAGTCATAACACTGGTCGTCTTCATCCAGCTCCTCCAGAGCTTCTTGTAACTGGAGAGGGATGGACAGAGGGAGGTCAAAACCAATGTTTCGATTGTAAATATTCACTCTAATAGGCTAACATGGTTTCATGACACCATGCAGTCAGTGGGGATGCGACCATGCGGCACACCTGTACACTCTCTGTTGTATTCTGGCTGGATGTCCATGGATATCATAGTATGGTGAATACAGGGTATGGTGAATGTTAAAACCTCTTTGAGGTGTTAGGGAGTGGCTTGTTAAATGTTATGGTTAACATTATGGTAATGTTCTACTTACCCGTACACTCTCTGAGGTGGCCTGACTGGGGCAGCCAAACAGCTCTCGTCTCAGTAGGTTCCCATCGTACTCAAGGAAGGTTAAGTAGAGGTTCCGGAAGAACTCCACATGCTTGTTCTTCACACGAAGTTTCTTAGGAGAGTTCCAGTGGATCACCTGACACGGGACATAAACATGTTACCACGGTGACCTGTAGCCAGATGACTAGACACAGTACATTCTTAAGGAAAGAAGTGAGGGGTTTtgctatggtgtgtgtgtatgcgtgcgtgtgtgtgtgtgtgtgtgcttgatcgtgtgtgtgtatgtgagtgtgcttgatcgtgtgtgtgtatgtgagtgtgtgtatttcACTGCATAGCCCTACCTTGAGGTCAGACACCTCTGTGTAGCACTGTTCGGAGCGTGTGTGGTCAGACAGCTGAACATTCCAGAAGCAGGGCAGCTGATGCACTAGGACTGGGTTCTGCTTAATGAACGCATTAAAGATGTCCTGCACACAAGATTACCCACTCACATTAAACACCTGTctaatacactcttagaaaaaagggttccaaaagggttctttggctgttcccattggagaaccctttttagttccaggtagaaccctttttggttccaggttaaACTCTtgtgggttccatgtagaaccctctatgtaaagggttctacatggaactcaaaagggttctacctggaaccaaaagggttctaccaagaaccaaaaagggttattcaaagggttatcctatggggacagctgaagaacccctttaggttctagatatcacctttttttctaagagtgtattatACACACTCATTTTGACATTAAGATCATATAGAACTCTGGCACACAATAGTACACATTGACACATGCTCCAAATGTTCATTAGAGATGTCCTACATACTTACATTACCATCTGCCTCATACACAGTATGCTTTGAGGCATACGATTACCCTATATCAGGGATCCCCAACTGATGGCCCGTGGGcaaattttttaaaatatattttttaatcatttTAATTGTAGGAtataaatgactgtaaaaacaccaggaaatcagctccaattgATTTTAATTCAAGAAATCTGTTCCCACGTATTCCCaagcataatagagagacacgtgatcgtctACAAATGTGAgcaatgattatgttttagtcaaacattagaTCTGTTTGAGCTtgttgcggtcaatttgcagtctgcaaattatttgtaattatgttccggccctctgaccatccgctcaagaaaaaaatcgtccctcggctgaatctagttgatgatccctgccctatATTAACATCTGTTATGTATGTAATGATCTAAAGAGTATCTCATAATATTTGGAATAAAGACAATAgactagaatagaatagaatagacagACCTGGTCAGCCAGCGAGGTACTGAGCATGCTCATTAGCTCTCTCTCGGCAGTCAGCCTCCACATCTGCTCCCAGCCAATCCGTCGCAGCCTCTCCAGGTAGAGCAGGATAACCCCAGTGTTGAAGCCTCGTCCCAGGGCGGGCCAGGGTTTGTGGTTCTTCCACAGGTTCCCCAGGTACCAGTCACTCTGGTTCTCCACCAGACCTATCACCTGCTTGTCTGCAATCACAGCATCACCAATCATCATTCATCCGGATTTTAAAATGCTGATTATCATTAGTAATGAGGTGGAGTCTTCAGCACATAGACAGCTTTTGCACTACTAGTTTATCAAAAGGGATTTTTGTCCTCTAGGGATTTTTGTTTTATAACCAACATTTTACAATTCCCTCATTTGCTTTATCACCCAACCAATTTATTAATTATTCAACCAATCAACCAGAAATGTTTATCAAGGTCAAAGGTTGTACCAGTGAACTTCCTGAAGATGGCCCAGAGCTCAGCGATGTCGGTTGCGAAGGTGATGTCCGTATCCAGGACAATGACCTTTGTGAGGTCAGAGGGCAGCGCTTTGGTTAGGGTCAGCTTCATCAGACCGTAGATACCTGAGTAGTGCTTGTTAGGTATCCATGACACCTCCGactggaagagaggagaagatggagggatggagagagaaagcaagagtgAGGTTGAACAACTTTAGACCTCACAGAACATTTTGATTTCAAAAGAAAAGGGAATATAAAGTTGCaaggtatgaaaaataatgtagtTAGAAGCAATACCACTGTGTCTCTTTGTCAGGCATGTAAGGGTATTCTCCTTTCTTTAAATAGCTAACTTGCGCAGAAACCCATCCGTCTCCTAAGATCCCTTTAGTATAAAACACCCTTTAAACCAGAGGTGAACCAATTGGAACGTTACTACTGTTTACTCTATAGCATTAATCTCtaaaaaatataattgttttCATGCCCAGGATACCCAATGAATACTGAAACTTTTGGCATGCATCTGGGCAACCGTGTCTGATAATTAATCCCTCTTGATTCTGCAGAACGGGATCTGCATAAGtgaataatttgcaaatataatCAGCTCAGAAGATGCAGTGTTTCCTTCTCCGTTTGAACTGAGCTAATAAAAACTGTCTGAGTACGTCGAGACATTTGAGAGCACAAAGAGCTTTTGTTCCTGCTAAGCTTGTGGAGGCTGAGAGAGAATGTGATGATGGGGACAGAGACGGAGCCAAGATATATTACAGGCCGAGGCAGGTTGGTATGTGAGCTGAGCAACAATATGTTACTGTATGAACCCTTTATCAATAGCAAAGAGACAAAtctacacgcacacacccacccacagtaCATGCACATACCACACACAAACGTCTGAGGTGACATGATGGTCTCCGTTCCTTGTGAAACCCGTGTCTACTGGATGTCTCTTTCACCTGCCCACTGATTGATTGGAAAGTGGTGGAATTCCCTTTAATGTCAATGGTTGCTCACAGAGTGCACACAAATCATTTCCTAAACACTGATTTAAAAGATAGAGCAGACACTCAGGCCCCTGAAGACCAGAGTTGCCTATCACTGAGCTAGAGCTCATCAAAAGAGGAGGACAGAATACTGTAAAGGGGAAAGATGGGGGGGGGGTCATTTACCTTGAGTTCGTCTGCGTCGTAGAAGCTAACTTGTACAGATGGAACCATCCAGGACTGGAACAGAGAACTCAGGATCTGATTGGCTACTGCATCTGTGATGAAGTGGAAATGGAGAGGGtttctcctgagagagagagagagagagagagagagagagagagagagagagagagagagagagagagagagagagagagagagaaatacatatGCCAAGAGCTACTCAAGTGCTTAATCTCTCTGATTAAGAAGGTCCTGCCATTTCCTAAAGTCACACAACTTCCCATGAGTCCAATAATGAATTAATTAATCATTATCTCAAGTGGCCTTTGAATTGACTTCAGCCTTGTTAGTTTAGGATTCATCAAGTAGACTAAACAACTATTGTTGCTATATTAGGTGTAGCTGTAGTTATAGCAGTAGGTGTAGTTGTATGTGTAGCTCTGTTGTGTTACCTGTGGAACAGGATGGACTTGACCAGGGTGACCACATCTCTGCTGGCGTTGTGACCGGCACACACGCACGCTACATGAATCAGCTGCGCAGAAGAGAGAGGGCAGAATTAGCCACAAGCGATGCCATCAACACTGTTGGGAATATCGACTCCCTATGTCTACGTTTTAGCACTATAGCCATATTATTTCACTATGACTATGTTATTTTATCCAAAACACAAACACCACTGACAATAGATTTGACATATCAACTTAACACTAATGACCAAACAGCGAAGCTAAACTAACACAGCTAAAATAAGTCTCTGATCCTGGCTCACCTCACACTTCAGTACGGTGGGCGAACGGGGACACTCGGTGTGATTGGCTCTCTCCTCTGCCGTGTTCTCCACGTCCTCGGGCCCAGTGTCAGCTGACGCCCCCCACGCCGCGTTGCCGTAGTTACCACCGTCGGCGGGCTGGCCTGCCGTGCCCTGCAATTGGCTGAGCTGCAGGCGGATCTGCCggttctcctcctccatctcacgCACCCGCGACTCTAGAACCGCCCGGTCTAGAACCCGTGCCTCGGGGGTCTCCGACAGacagggggacaggaggagagaaCGCCCatctggagagggggagaggaggaggagaggaggggatagaggggagaggagggaagaggggaattAGAATTAGATTAGGGTTTAATTAAATCTTTCATTTCTAGAGTTGTATAAGAAACACATGAGGGAAGAAAGTGTTCACTTCACTTTCTGCTTCTTTATttatctaatctctctctctctctttctcatcaacccctctctgtctgtttgacAAACTGTCTGAGGAGCAGCTGGCTGACACAGATGAAGTGAGGCACTCTTGAAATGTTCACACTCTGTTCCTGGTCGCTCAAAGGaaagtgggtgagagagagatatactgatatgtactgatatgtagaCCCAATCCTGACACAGATACTGTACAAGGACAGCCTTGTCCTCTAGTGTGGACACAGTAATTCACTGCTTCCACCGGCTATTCCGTAGAGCTGAAATTAACAGACTGCACTATAAACACCCCATCAGTCATCTTAGGTACAGTATGTGTGAGAGAGGATTTGTCAGTGTGcgtatgcatgcatgtgtgtgtgtgtgtgtgtgtgtgtgagtgcttaTGAATTCTGGCACGCATCATAAATTGGATTTAggagtgtatgacagtatgtCCAGGGTCTATTGTTTTTGTTTACAACAGGATACTGACAATAATATGCCTAAGAACACTTAACCACATACATTCTCAGAAGAGCCTTGCTTGATTCTTAGAAGTCAGGAAAGTAACCATAGCAATTCTCGGACAAAGAAATCTCAGCCTACAAGATTGTTAGTACAAATGCCGTatattaatttgagccagtttcacACAGCAGGATTATAATCCTGCAGCAAGAGGAAATGTGAATTGTTAGGGACAGATCAACATTTCCAAACTTTTTTTTTGCTTTGGGAAGGGTTGTTTG from Coregonus clupeaformis isolate EN_2021a chromosome 3, ASM2061545v1, whole genome shotgun sequence harbors:
- the LOC121579078 gene encoding LARGE xylosyl- and glucuronyltransferase 2, whose protein sequence is MHLPFRGRLKLLVASLTAVILLTWLYLLAGNLENGRSLLLSPCLSETPEARVLDRAVLESRVREMEEENRQIRLQLSQLQGTAGQPADGGNYGNAAWGASADTGPEDVENTAEERANHTECPRSPTVLKCELIHVACVCAGHNASRDVVTLVKSILFHRRNPLHFHFITDAVANQILSSLFQSWMVPSVQVSFYDADELKSEVSWIPNKHYSGIYGLMKLTLTKALPSDLTKVIVLDTDITFATDIAELWAIFRKFTDKQVIGLVENQSDWYLGNLWKNHKPWPALGRGFNTGVILLYLERLRRIGWEQMWRLTAERELMSMLSTSLADQDIFNAFIKQNPVLVHQLPCFWNVQLSDHTRSEQCYTEVSDLKVIHWNSPKKLRVKNKHVEFFRNLYLTFLEYDGNLLRRELFGCPSQATSESVRLQEALEELDEDDQCYDFRRERITMHRVHLYFLQYEYTPTGDDTDITLVAQLSMDRLQMLEAICKHWEGPISLALYMSDAEAQQFLRYAQASEVLKNRKNVGYHIVYKEGQFYPVNLVRNVALRNANTPYVFLADVDFLPMYGLYDYLRKAVVQLDMAHTKKALVVPAFETLRYRLSFPKSKAELLSMLDMGTLYTFRYHVWTKGHAPTNYAKWRTATTPYKVEWEADFEPYVVVRRDCPEYDQRFVGFGWNKVSHIMELDAQEYDLMVLPNAFMIHMPHAPSFDISKFRSSPSYRYCLQTLKEEFHQDLSRKYGAAALKYLTAQRNI